A window of Neorhizobium galegae bv. orientalis str. HAMBI 540 genomic DNA:
ATCGCCCTTCCTGACGTCCTGCCCCTCCTCGAAATGCAGTTCGACCAGCTTGCCACTGACCTGCGGGCGAATGGTGACCGTGCTCAACGGCCGGACCGAGCCGACGCCATCGATGAACACCGGCACGTCACTCGCCTTGGCATCGGCCACCAGCACCGGAACCGGCTCCGATTGACCCGATTGACGACCAGGGCGCCGGCGCCCGCCGGCAGGTCGTCCCGCCGGCTGCGCTGCGGTTGCCTCCGTCGGCGCCCACCCGAGCATGGTTTCCACACGGCCCAGCCAGCGATCCCGAAGCGCATAGGCTCCGAAGCCCGCTGTGCCCAGGATTATCACGGAAACCAGGACCCAATGCCTACGCGCCATCGACCGCAACTTCTTGAATGCTTGAAAAATCAACTGGATTGAACGCTACTGGTCTAATGCCTGCAATGGAAGGCGCTTTCAGCGGACCTGGATTACAAATTGGAGAGATTAGGCCGGATGCGGAAAACGCCGAACGGCTCACCAAAGCGAAGAAAGGCGTTGACAGCCGCGCGGTTGGTTAGGGACAAGCTAAGGGTAATTTCACGCTTTGCCCTGTTCGCGGCAGGCGCATACCAGGGTTGTCGATCCGCATCGATCGGCAACATAATAACAGGGGACTTGAGAACATGACCGATTTCGACGCCGTGCACGAACGCCGGGGCACCGGTAGCTCGAAGTGGAGCAAGTATCCGGACGACGTGCTGCCCATGTGGGTCGCCGACATGGACTTCCCCGCGGCACCGGAGATCGTCGACGCCATCCGCAACCGGCTCGAACATCCGATGCTCGGCTACGGCGTCGCCCGCGATGAACTGCGAGCCCAAATCATCTCCGACATGCAGGAAAAATACGGCTGGACCGTCTCGCCCGACGAGATCGTCTTCCTTCCCGGCGTCGTGCCCGGATTCAACATGGCGCTACACGCGATGCTTCAGCCCGGCGACGGCGTACTGGTGCAGACGCCGGTCTACCGTCCCATCCTCGAAGCCCCCGCGAATTGGAATCTCGTCCGGCACGAAGCGCCGCTTACCCCGGCCGCTGAAGGCTATGTGATGGATGCCGGGGCCTTCGCGGCGGAACTGGCAAAATCGAAGGCGCTGCTGTTCTGCAACCCGCAGAACCCGACGGGCAAGGTGTTCACCGCCGACGAACTCAAGACAATCACCGATCTCTGCCGCCAGAACGATACGCTGATCATCTCCGACGAAATCCATTGCGACCTTCTGTTCGACGGCCGCCGCCACGTGCCGATCGCCACGCTTTCGCAAGATGCGGCCAACCGCACGATCACCCTGATGGCTGCCAGCAAGACCTACAACATAGCCGGCCTGAAGACCGCCTTCGCGATCATCGGCAACAAGGCGATCCGCGAAAAATTCAACCAGGCGCGGCTTGGAATGGTCGACAACGCCAATATTATCGGGCTCGAGGCGACGCTTGCGGCCTTCTCGAAGGCGGGCGACTGGAAGACGCGGATGCTCGCTTATATCGAGGCCAACCGCGATTTTCTATCGGCTGAGTTGGCGCGCCGGTTTCCCAAGATCAAGCTCATCCCGTCGGAAGGCACGTTCCTCGCCTGGCTCGACTGCACGGAACTCGGTCTGGAACCGGATGCGCAGAGTTATTTCCTCGAACATGGCAAGGTCGGCTTCAATGCCGGCTCGGAATTCGGCGCGGCCTACGGCAACTTCGTCCGCATCAATTTCGGATGCCCACGCACCCTGCTTGAGGAAGGCCTGAGCCGCATGGAGCGCGCAATCGGCCGGAATACCTGATCGGAACTCATCGCTGTCATATACATAAGGATTGGCCACGGCCGGAAACCCGTGGCCTTTTCCTACCCGCTGGCGGAACCCATCGCCCCCATCGAGGCGGATGGGGGGATCAGATGATCCCTCCACCACCGCTGATCGAAACCGGACGTTCGAGCGCGACCTTTTTCCGATACCCGCTGGCGCGATAGGCCGCAACCGGATCGATCGCGCCGCCGGAGCGGCGGCGGGCTTCGGCAAGGATCGGTTCGACATCGGTGCGATAGGCGCGCTTCAGCGTCTCGGAGGCCATCAGCGCGTCATTTTCCTGCTGGAAACCGTCAAGTGCTACTCGATCGACCAGCAATGCCTGCGCATAGGCACGGCGGATCTCGTTGGCGCTGGAAATCAGGCTTTCGATCGGGTCCGTGACATTGTGCGACTGGTCGATCATATGCGCCGGGCGAAAATCCTTGATGCCGCGATGCTCCGCATCCACCAACTCGTTGAAGACGAGGAACAGGCGGTAGGGCTCGATCGCACCGGCATCAAGATCGTCGTCGCCATATTTGGAATCGTTGAAGTGGAAGCCGCCGAGCTTGCCGAACTGGATGAGCCGGGCAACGATCATCTCGATATTGGTGTTCGGCGCGTGGTGGCCGAGATCGACGAGGCAGAAGGCTTTCGGTCCCAGCGTATTGGCGATCAGGTAATTCGTGCCCCAATCCTGCACCACCGTCGAATAGAAGGCCGGCTCGTACATCTTGTGCTCGGAAAACAGCCGCCAATCGTCCGGCAACGCCTTGTAGATCTCCGCCATCGAAGCGAGATAACGTTCGAACATCCGCGTGAAATGGCTCTGGCCCGGAAAGTTCGAGCCGTCGCCAATCCACACCGTCAGCGCCTTGGAACCGATCGCCTTGCCGATCTCGATACATTCGAGATTGTGCTCGATCGCCTGGGCGCGTGTCGCAGCATTCGTGTGGCTAAGCGAGCCGTATTTATAGGAATGCGCCTGTCCCGGTGCATCTGAAAACGTATTCGAGTTCATCGCGTCGAAACCGAGACCCAGCGCATCGCCCTTGGCCAGCAATTCCTTCGGATCCGCCTTGTCCCACGGGATATGCAGCGAAACGGTCGGCGTCGCGCGGGTCAACTGATGGATGACCGAGCAGTCATCGAGCTTGTCAAAAATGCCGCGCGGCTCGCCTTGGCCCGGAAAACGGGCGAAACGCGTGCCGCCGGTGCCGACACCCCAGGAGGGTACGGCGACAAAGAACTTTTCGACATCCCGGGTGATCGTTTCGATATCGACGCCGCGCCGCGACAGGTTCTCGCCGAGCGCATCGTAGTCGGATTTGAGCGCTGCGGAGCGCTTATCGTTTTCAGCGGCGATCACATTGGTCGTGATCTTGAGCTCAGTCATTGAAAAGTCCTCCCTTGGGGGTCTGCCCCTCATCCGGCTGCCGCCACCTTCTCCCCATCATGATGGGGAGAAGGGATATGCCGCGCTGTCATCAAGTCCCTTGAACGTACCGTGTGCCACGTCCCCTCTCCCCGCATGCGGGGAGAGGGCTAGGGTGAAGGGCAAGTTCGGCCTACCGCGTAAAGCTCTGGGCGTTGCCGGCATCCACGTTGATGATATTCCCCGTCGACTTGGCCGAGGCATCGCTGGCGAGGAAATAAATCGCCTCCGCGATATCCTCCGGGAAGACATTGAGCTTGAGCAGCGACCGCTTGCGGTAGTGCTCCTCAAGGTCGTCCACCTCGATCTTGGACGAGGCGGCCCGCTGTTCGCGCCATTCGCCGTTCCAGATCTTCGATCCGCGCAGCACGGCGTCCGGATTGACCGTATTGACGCGGATGCCGGCCTCGGCGCCTTCGAGCGCCAGGCAGCGGGCGAGATGGATTTCGGCGGCCTTGGCGGTGCAGTAGGCCGACGCATTCGGAGAAGAGGCAAGCCCGTTCTTGGAAGCAACAAAGACGACGTTGCCCCCGAGCTTTTGGCGCCGGAACAACCGGAAGGCCTCACGCGAAACGAGGAAATAACCCGTCGCCAGGATGTCGATATTCTTGCTCCACATGGCAAGCGTGGTTTCCTCGACCGGCGCGGAAGACGCGATCCCGGCATTCGAGACGAGGATATCGACGCCGCCGAATTCGACGCAGGCCTCGGCAAACGCAGTGATCACCGCGTCCTCGGTCGTCACGTCGAGCAGGACCCCGCGCACCGCATCCTTGCCGAACGACTTTTCGAAATCGGCTTTGGTCGTGTCGAGCGCACTGCCGTCGATATCGGCAAGTACCACGCAGGCACCCTCGCCCATCAGCCTGGCCGCGGTTGCCCGCCCGATGCCGCCGGCGCCGCCGGTGACCAAGGCCACCTGTCCGGCAAGGCTCTTCGGCTTCGGCATGCGCTGCAGCTTCGCCTCTTCGAGCAGCCAGTATTCGATGTCAAAGGCCTCCTGCTCCGGCAGGCCCTGATATTCGGAAACCGTGGACGCCCCGCGCATCACGTTGATGGCGTTGACGTAGAACTCGCCGGCAATCCGGGCAGTCGCCTTGTCACGCGCAAACGACAGCAGTCCGACGCCCGGAACCAGGAAGATCACCGGGTTGGGGTCGCGCATGGCGGGTGAATTGGCGTGTTTGCATGCCTCATAATAACGGCCGTAATCGGCGCGATAATCTTCGAGCGCCGTGTCGAGCGCAGCGATCACCGCATCGACATCCGGCTTGGCAGGATCGAAATCGATGATCAGCGGACGGATTTTCGTGCGCAGGAAATGGTCAGGGCAGGAGGTGCCGAGGCTCCCAAGCGGCTTCAGGTCCTTGGAATTGATGAATTCCAGCACCGCATCCTGGTCGTCGAAATGGCCGAGCTTGCGCTCCGCCTTGCCGATCCGACCGCGGATCTCCGGCATCAGTTTCGCGACGATCGCCCGACGTTCCGGTGCAGGCAGGCTCTTCGCCACGGGCCCGCCGAAGATCGTCTTGCCTTCGGTCTCTTTGGCGAACCATTCGATCGCCTTGTTGATGATGTCGAGCGTCAGTTCGTAGCAGGCCTTGGCATCATTTGCCCAGGTGAACAGGCCATGACTTTCCAGCACGACGCCCTTGGCATTCGGGTTAGCCTTGACGAACGCTTCGAGATCGAGCCCGAGCTGGAAACCCGGCCGCCGCCAGGGCAGCCAGCCGATTTCGGCACCGAAGACCTGCTGCGTCAGTTCCCTTGAGTTTTTGGAAGCCGCAATCGCAATGATCGCGTCCGGGTGCATGTGGTCCACATGGGTGAACGGCACGAAACCGTGTAGCGGGGTATCGATGGAAGCGGCGCGCGGATTGAGGTTGAAGGTGCAATGCGGCAGGAAGCCGACCATGCGGTCCTCGTCCTCGACGCCCTTGTAGAGCCCCTTCAGCGCTTCCAGCTTGTCCATGTAGAGGGTGGCGAAACCGTCGAGCTTGATCGTGCCGACATCGCCGCCCGATCCCTTCACCCACATGACCTTCACTTTTTCGCCGGTCAGCGGATCGGTTTCCATCACCTTGGCGGAAGTATTGCCGCCGCCGTAATTGGTGATGCGCTTGTCGGCACCGAGAAGATTGGAGCGATAGAGCAGCTTGCCGGGCTCATCGAGCTTGGCGGCTTGAGCATCGTTCCAACGGTTTTCGAGAAGGCGGGTTTGGCCCGACATTGCTTGTCCTCCAACGTGTTTCGGCTCACGGCGACGAGGCGGCCGCCATCTCCCTGCTGCCGGTATCGCGCATTGTCGCGACGTCTGTCAATCATAAACGATCATAAAGTTTCATTGTGCAGCGCAGTAAAAGCGAATTTGATCGTTTGTGATTGACAACGTAAATTTTCCGGTAATAGTTGACGCCAAGGAGGAACCAATGCACGAACGTGAACGCCATCGCATCATCTTGAGCGCTATCCAGGAAAAGCCCGTCATCACGGTGCAGGATATCGCCGAATTGACCGAGGCATCGGAAGCGACGATCCGGCGCGACATCGCTTCGCTGCACGTTCAGGGCAAGCTCCGGCGCGTCCGCGGCGGCGCCGAAGCAATGCATCCTCCGCAGATCGGTCAGCTTTCGGCCCGATCGTTCCGGGTGTCGGAATCGGTCAATATCGACAAGAAGCGCGCAATCGCCCGCCGCGCGGTCGAACTCTGTGACGAAGGCGACAGCGTCATCATCAACGGCGGCACGACGACGTTCCAGATGGTGCATTTCATGTCGGCGCGACGCCTGCAGGTGATGACCAATTCGTTTGCGATCGCCGAACACCTAGTCAAGCATTCGAAGAACACGGTGACGATACCGGGCGGCGCGATCTACCGCGAGCAGAGCCTGATCCTGTCGCCCTTCGACAATGATGCGATCCGCAATTTTTACGCACGGCGCATGTTCATCGGCGCGCAGGGGGTCGGCCCGCTCGGCGTGATGGAAGCCGACGCGCTGGTAATCCAGAGCGAGCAGAAGCTGATGCACCAGGCTGAGGAACTGATCGTGATGGTGGATTCGTCGAAGTTTTCGCGCCGATCGAGCCTCATCCTCTGCCCGCTCGATCGGGTGACGACTGTCATCACCGATGACGGCGTGACCGACGACGCCGCACGGATGATCGAGGATGCGGGCGTCAGACTGATTATTGCCGGTGCCGCCGCAGCGGACACGGCCAGGGAGGATTCTTCGTCGGCCGCGTGAGGAGCGACCGGCGGGAGAAGATTAAACTATCAACTGGGAGGACCAACCATGAAACTTGCAAAGAAACTCGCTCTCGGCGCGGCATTCGCCTTCGCCGCCCTGACATCGACAATGACGACGGCAAGCGCCGCCGACATGAAGATTGCGCTGGTCGTCAAATCGCTCGGCAACGGCTTCTTCGAAGCCGCCAACAAGGGCGCGCAGGAAGCTGCCAAGGAACTCGGCGGCGTCCAGGTCATCTATACTGGCCCGACCTCCACGACGGCCGAAGGCCAGATCGAAGTGATCAACTCGCTGATCGCACAAGGCGTCGATGCGATTGCCATCTCCGCCAACGATCCGGACGCCGTCATACCGGCGCTGAAGAAGGCCACCCAGCGCGGCATCAAAGTGATCTCCTGGGATTCGGCGGTCGCCAAGGAAGGCCGCATCATGCACCTGAACCCGTCTTCCAACGAGCTGATCGGTAAGATGTGCCTGACGCTCGCCAAGGACCACCTGGATGGCGGCAAGGGCGGTTTCGCGATCCTTTCGGCCACCACCACCTCGACGAACCAGAACACCTGGATCGCCGAGATGAAGAAGCAGCTCAAGGATTTTCCGGGCCTGAACCTCGTCACGACAGTCTATGGTGACGACCTCGCCGACAAGTCCTATCGCGAAGCACAGGGCCTCTTGACCTCGCAGCCGAACGTCAAGGTCATCGTTGCTCCGACCACGGTCGGCGTGCTCGCCGCCTCGCAGGCCGTCAAGGATGCCGGCAAGATCGGCCAGGTCTATGTGACAGGTCTCGGCTTGCCATCTGAAATGGCCGGTGCCATCAAGTCCGGCGCCACCAAGGAATTTGCCATCTGGAACCCGATCGACCTCGGTTATTCTGCCACCCAGATTGCCTATCACCTCGTCAAGGGTGATGCGGACGGCAAGCCGGGCTCGGACATCAAGGCCGGCCGCATGGGCTCGATCAAGATCGGCGACAATGGCGAAGCCGCCATGGCCGACCCCTTCGTCTACAACGCCAAGAACATCGACGAGTTCTCGAAGATCTTCTGATCTGGAGAACTCCCCTTGCCGGCAGGCGCGAGCCCCCTCATCCGCCTGCCGGCACCTTCTCCCCGTCGGGAGAAGAAATATGTCGCGCCTTCGCTATTCCACCCTCACCCCTCGGGGAGAGGTTGGCGGAGCGGCGGCCGGGTGAGGGGCTCCAAACTCAGAGCCATCGGCTTTGTGCTGCCGAAAAATAACCAGACGTAATCTCAAAGACTCGTCGGAAAATGTCCCTGATGAACGGCGTTACGAACATTCAAGACCGATCGCTTCGACCGGCACCGACGACGGAAGCAATGCCGATCCTGGAAATGCGCGGCATCAGCCAGATCTTTCCGGGCGTCAAAGCCCTCGATGGGGTCAGCATCAAGCTTTACCCCGGCCAGGTGACGGCGCTGATCGGCGAAAACGGCGCCGGCAAGTCGACGCTCGTCAAGATTTTGACCGGTATCTACCGCCCGAACGAGGGCGAGATCCTGATCGACGGTCAGCCCACCACATTCGCGAGCGCGCAGGCGGCGATCGACGCCGGTGTTACCGCAATCCATCAGGAAACCGTCCTCTTCGACGAGTTGAGTGTCGCGGAAAACATCTTTCTCGGCCATGCGCCGCGCACCCGTTTCGGCACGATCGACTGGCGCAGGATCAATTCCGGCGCCAAGGCCCTCATGCTTCAGCTCGAAAGCGATATCGACCCGACGATCCGACTGCGCGACCTGTCGATCGCCCAGCGCCACCTTGTGGCCATCGCTCGGGCGCTGTCGGTCGAGGCCCGCATCGTCATCATGGACGAGCCGACCGCCGCCCTCTCCCGCAAGGAGATCGATGACCTCTTCCGCATCGTCGAGAACCTGAAGCGGCAGGGCAAGGCGATCCTCTTCATCAGCCACAAGTTCGACGAGGTCTATGAGATCGCTGAGAACTACGCGGTTTTTCGCGATGGCCGCGCCGTCGGCCAGGGCCGGCTGAGGGAGACGCCTCAGGACGAGATCGTCCGGCTGATGGTCGGCCGCGACGTCAAGGACGTCTTTCCCAAGGTCGAGGTCCAGATCGGCGCGCCGGTTTTCCGCGTCGAGAACTATTGCCATCCGACCGAATTCCGTGACATTTCCTTCGAGCTTCGTCGCGGCGAAATCCTGGGGCTCTACGGCCTGATCGGCGCCGGGCGTTCGGAACTCTGCCAGTCGCTATTCGGCGTGACCCGGCCCTCATCCGGCCGGCTGGTGCTGGAAGGCAGGCCGCTCGACATCCGCTCCTCGGGCGACGCGATCCGCGCCGGCATCGTCTATGTGCCGGAGGAGCGCGGCCGCCACGGTCTGGCGCTGCCCATGCCGATCTTCCAGAACATGTCGCTGCCATCACTTGGCAAGACCTCCCGCTCTGGCTTTCTCAAGGCTGCTAACGAACTTGCGCTTGCACGAAAATATGCCGAGCGGCTGGACCTGCGCGCTGCAGCTCTTTCAGTGCCCGTCGGCACGTTGTCCGGCGGCAACCAGCAGAAGGTCGTCATCGGCAAATGGCTGGCGACCCAGCCGAAGGTGATCATTCTCGACGAGCCAACCAAGGGCATCGACATCGGCTCCAAGGCCGCCGTTCACGCCTTCATCGGTGAACTCGCCGCCGAAGGTCTGTCGATCATCATGGTATCATCCGAGCTTCCGGAAATCCTCGGCATGTCCGACCGGGTGATGGTGATGCGCGAGGGCCTCTCCGCTGGCGTCTTCGAGCGTGAAGCCTTGAGCGCCGAAGCGCTGGTGCGCGCCGCGACGGGCAACCAGTGAGGAAAACCCGATGAACCGCCTCCTGAAGAACCGCCAAATCCTGCTCACCGTCATCATTGCCATGATGATCGTCGGCTTCGCGACACGCGCGCAGGGCTTTGCCGCTCCCGGCAATCTCGCCAATATCTTCAACGACACCTCGATCCTGATCATCCTGGCGCTCGGCCAGATGACGGTGATCCTGACCAAATCGATCGATCTTTCGGTCGCCGCCAACCTTGCCTTCACCGGCATGGCGGTCGCCATGACCAATGCCGCCTATCCCGACCTGCCGCTGGCCCTGCTCATCGTCATGGCGGTCGGCATCGGCGCCTTTCTCGGCGCGATCAACGGTTACCTCGTCTGGGTGCTGCGTATCCCGCCGATCGTCGTGACGCTTGGAACGCTGACGATCTATCGCGGCATGGCCTTCGTGCTGTCGGGCGGCGGCTGGGTGAACGCCCACCAGATGGCCCCTTCCTTCCTCAACGTCCCCCGAATGCCGGTACTCGGCCTGCCGATCCTTTCCTGGATCGCTATCCTCATCGTGCTCGGCGCCTGGTTCGTGCTGACCCGCCTGCCCTTCGGCCGGGCGGCCTATGCATCCGGTGGCAACCCGACCGCGGCGATCTATGCCGGCATCGATATCGGTTGGACCAAGTTCATCGCCTTCGTGGTGTCGGGCGCGCTCGCCGGCCTCTCCGGTTATCTCTGGGTGTCGCGTTATGCGGTCGCCTATGTGGATATCGCCGCCGGCTTCGAGCTGGATACGGTCGCGGCCTGTGTCATCGGCGGCATCTCGATCGCCGGCGGCATCGGCTCGGTCGGCGGCGCCGTGCTCGGCGCGCTTTTCCTGGGCGTCATCAAGAACGCGCTGCCCGTCATCGGCATCTCGCCATTCGCACAGATGGCGATCTCCGGCATCGTCATCGTGCTCGCCGTCGTCTTCAACGCCCGCGCCGAGCGCAAGGCCGGCCGCATCATCCTGCGCGATCGCGGCGCGAAAGAGGTGTCCGCATGAGCGATGTCGTTTCCTCAAAACGGGTCATTCCCGACCGGCTCGGCAGCAAGACATCGCGCCTCCTGGCGAGCTGGGAAGTGCTGCTCTTCGGCGTGGCGGTGCTGATCTTTGTCTTCAATTCGTTCGCCTCGCCTTACTTTCTGAATGCCTGGAACCTCTCCGACGCCACCTTCAACTTCACCGAAAAGGCGATGATCGCCTTTGCCATGGCGCTGCTCGTCATCGCCGGCGAGATCGATCTGTCAGTGGCGGCGATCATCGCGCTCGCCTCGACCGCCATGGGTGCGGCGGCCCAGGCCGGCATCGGCACGCCGGGACTGGTGGCGATCGGCATCGGCACCGGCCTTCTCTGCGGCGCGTTCAACGGCCTGCTTGTCGCCGCCCTCAGGCTGCCGTCGATCGTCGTGACCATCGGCACGATGAGCCTCTTCCGCGGCATTTCCTATATCGTGCTGGGCGATCAGGCCTATGGCAAAT
This region includes:
- a CDS encoding MalY/PatB family protein, whose product is MTDFDAVHERRGTGSSKWSKYPDDVLPMWVADMDFPAAPEIVDAIRNRLEHPMLGYGVARDELRAQIISDMQEKYGWTVSPDEIVFLPGVVPGFNMALHAMLQPGDGVLVQTPVYRPILEAPANWNLVRHEAPLTPAAEGYVMDAGAFAAELAKSKALLFCNPQNPTGKVFTADELKTITDLCRQNDTLIISDEIHCDLLFDGRRHVPIATLSQDAANRTITLMAASKTYNIAGLKTAFAIIGNKAIREKFNQARLGMVDNANIIGLEATLAAFSKAGDWKTRMLAYIEANRDFLSAELARRFPKIKLIPSEGTFLAWLDCTELGLEPDAQSYFLEHGKVGFNAGSEFGAAYGNFVRINFGCPRTLLEEGLSRMERAIGRNT
- the rhaS gene encoding rhamnose ABC transporter substrate-binding protein, with product MKLAKKLALGAAFAFAALTSTMTTASAADMKIALVVKSLGNGFFEAANKGAQEAAKELGGVQVIYTGPTSTTAEGQIEVINSLIAQGVDAIAISANDPDAVIPALKKATQRGIKVISWDSAVAKEGRIMHLNPSSNELIGKMCLTLAKDHLDGGKGGFAILSATTTSTNQNTWIAEMKKQLKDFPGLNLVTTVYGDDLADKSYREAQGLLTSQPNVKVIVAPTTVGVLAASQAVKDAGKIGQVYVTGLGLPSEMAGAIKSGATKEFAIWNPIDLGYSATQIAYHLVKGDADGKPGSDIKAGRMGSIKIGDNGEAAMADPFVYNAKNIDEFSKIF
- the rhaI gene encoding L-rhamnose catabolism isomerase, which translates into the protein MTELKITTNVIAAENDKRSAALKSDYDALGENLSRRGVDIETITRDVEKFFVAVPSWGVGTGGTRFARFPGQGEPRGIFDKLDDCSVIHQLTRATPTVSLHIPWDKADPKELLAKGDALGLGFDAMNSNTFSDAPGQAHSYKYGSLSHTNAATRAQAIEHNLECIEIGKAIGSKALTVWIGDGSNFPGQSHFTRMFERYLASMAEIYKALPDDWRLFSEHKMYEPAFYSTVVQDWGTNYLIANTLGPKAFCLVDLGHHAPNTNIEMIVARLIQFGKLGGFHFNDSKYGDDDLDAGAIEPYRLFLVFNELVDAEHRGIKDFRPAHMIDQSHNVTDPIESLISSANEIRRAYAQALLVDRVALDGFQQENDALMASETLKRAYRTDVEPILAEARRRSGGAIDPVAAYRASGYRKKVALERPVSISGGGGII
- a CDS encoding ABC transporter permease encodes the protein MNRLLKNRQILLTVIIAMMIVGFATRAQGFAAPGNLANIFNDTSILIILALGQMTVILTKSIDLSVAANLAFTGMAVAMTNAAYPDLPLALLIVMAVGIGAFLGAINGYLVWVLRIPPIVVTLGTLTIYRGMAFVLSGGGWVNAHQMAPSFLNVPRMPVLGLPILSWIAILIVLGAWFVLTRLPFGRAAYASGGNPTAAIYAGIDIGWTKFIAFVVSGALAGLSGYLWVSRYAVAYVDIAAGFELDTVAACVIGGISIAGGIGSVGGAVLGALFLGVIKNALPVIGISPFAQMAISGIVIVLAVVFNARAERKAGRIILRDRGAKEVSA
- a CDS encoding sugar ABC transporter ATP-binding protein encodes the protein MNGVTNIQDRSLRPAPTTEAMPILEMRGISQIFPGVKALDGVSIKLYPGQVTALIGENGAGKSTLVKILTGIYRPNEGEILIDGQPTTFASAQAAIDAGVTAIHQETVLFDELSVAENIFLGHAPRTRFGTIDWRRINSGAKALMLQLESDIDPTIRLRDLSIAQRHLVAIARALSVEARIVIMDEPTAALSRKEIDDLFRIVENLKRQGKAILFISHKFDEVYEIAENYAVFRDGRAVGQGRLRETPQDEIVRLMVGRDVKDVFPKVEVQIGAPVFRVENYCHPTEFRDISFELRRGEILGLYGLIGAGRSELCQSLFGVTRPSSGRLVLEGRPLDIRSSGDAIRAGIVYVPEERGRHGLALPMPIFQNMSLPSLGKTSRSGFLKAANELALARKYAERLDLRAAALSVPVGTLSGGNQQKVVIGKWLATQPKVIILDEPTKGIDIGSKAAVHAFIGELAAEGLSIIMVSSELPEILGMSDRVMVMREGLSAGVFEREALSAEALVRAATGNQ
- a CDS encoding DeoR/GlpR family DNA-binding transcription regulator; translation: MHERERHRIILSAIQEKPVITVQDIAELTEASEATIRRDIASLHVQGKLRRVRGGAEAMHPPQIGQLSARSFRVSESVNIDKKRAIARRAVELCDEGDSVIINGGTTTFQMVHFMSARRLQVMTNSFAIAEHLVKHSKNTVTIPGGAIYREQSLILSPFDNDAIRNFYARRMFIGAQGVGPLGVMEADALVIQSEQKLMHQAEELIVMVDSSKFSRRSSLILCPLDRVTTVITDDGVTDDAARMIEDAGVRLIIAGAAAADTAREDSSSAA
- a CDS encoding bifunctional rhamnulose-1-phosphate aldolase/short-chain dehydrogenase translates to MSGQTRLLENRWNDAQAAKLDEPGKLLYRSNLLGADKRITNYGGGNTSAKVMETDPLTGEKVKVMWVKGSGGDVGTIKLDGFATLYMDKLEALKGLYKGVEDEDRMVGFLPHCTFNLNPRAASIDTPLHGFVPFTHVDHMHPDAIIAIAASKNSRELTQQVFGAEIGWLPWRRPGFQLGLDLEAFVKANPNAKGVVLESHGLFTWANDAKACYELTLDIINKAIEWFAKETEGKTIFGGPVAKSLPAPERRAIVAKLMPEIRGRIGKAERKLGHFDDQDAVLEFINSKDLKPLGSLGTSCPDHFLRTKIRPLIIDFDPAKPDVDAVIAALDTALEDYRADYGRYYEACKHANSPAMRDPNPVIFLVPGVGLLSFARDKATARIAGEFYVNAINVMRGASTVSEYQGLPEQEAFDIEYWLLEEAKLQRMPKPKSLAGQVALVTGGAGGIGRATAARLMGEGACVVLADIDGSALDTTKADFEKSFGKDAVRGVLLDVTTEDAVITAFAEACVEFGGVDILVSNAGIASSAPVEETTLAMWSKNIDILATGYFLVSREAFRLFRRQKLGGNVVFVASKNGLASSPNASAYCTAKAAEIHLARCLALEGAEAGIRVNTVNPDAVLRGSKIWNGEWREQRAASSKIEVDDLEEHYRKRSLLKLNVFPEDIAEAIYFLASDASAKSTGNIINVDAGNAQSFTR